TGTAAACCAGGTGTTGTGATGGCGGGTATTGGCGTTCTCGGGTCAGTTGTTGGTTAGTGGGCGTCTTGGACATTTTTTTGATGTACTGGTCGTGTCATGGGTTTGTGGCTCCACAGGTGTATTCATCAAGGTATGTATAATGCTATTATTAATGCAAATTTGTTTATTAAGTTCATATCAGTGTGATAACTGTATACAGCTGGTTCATTCCCAGTCATCAGTACGGTGTACAGCGTTGTTTTCTTGTACAAGTTTGTATATGAGGGTATTGTACTTCAGTGTTGTTTAATGGTGCTGACATGAAGCAAATATGAACTGGTTGCAAGGGGGCTGTGCAGTATTTGTTCTTGGGATTCTGCTGGGTACCAGTGACGAGGCATTGTTGTGAGTGATCATTGTATTGTGTTGTTATCGGTGATTATCATGTGATATGTTATGTGTGCTACATGACTGAGGTCTATTTGGTATTGTGATGGACATAATCTTTAAAATGAAATGTGATACAtgtgttgtttattttgttgtacaCGTATGTTTACTACAATATTATCTACAGGTCGAAATAAAGTTTATTACGACAAGCTGGATATTCCTGGTACCAGAGTAacagaaacttcacatctcatttctagctaaaacagcttctacgaagttaggtgttctgagacgtctccgccagtttttctcaccccccaagctgctaactctgtacaagggtcttatccgtccatgtatggagtatgcttcacatgtgtggggggttccactcataccgttcttctagacagggtgaaatcaaaagcttttcgcctcatcagctcctcttctctaactgactgtcttcaccctctctgtcatcgccgcagtgttacatatctagctgtcttctaccgctattttcatgctaactgctcttctgatcttgctaaatgcatgcctctcctcctcctgcgacctcgctgcacaagactttcttctttctctcacccctattctgtccatctatctaatgcaagagttaaccagtattctcaatcattcatccctttctctggtaaactctggaactccctgcctgcttctgtatttccaccttcctattacttgaattccttcaagagggaggtttcatgacacttatccttcaatttttgactactgctttggactcTTTTCTGGAACTGGCTTCtctgtgggctttttttttttaattggatttttgttgcccttggccagtcagtgtccctcctacataaaaaaaaaaaagaaacatagaaactggccaaaaacgtgtattttcggATAAACCGAACTTTTGGATAAACAGTCGGCCACCTCTCCAAATATAATTCTGCTTATggagattttactgtatttgttaTGACCTCTCTCAGGCTAACCTTGCATTGTGACTCTTGGTACGGATTGAAGGCACGCGTAAGGCTTTGCCTTTATGGTCGAAGGGAGGTCTCGCGCCTTGGGCTTCACGACTCTTAGTACGGGACATTGTCTGCTACTGCGTAGGTAGGCCAAAGAGAGATATGTGAGTGTGAGACATATAAATAATAGCTTTCCGAGATGGTGTTGCTAGTGAGCACAAGCATGGCTTGTGTGGGGAGACcatataaataacacacacacagacgcacacacacacacacacacacacacacacacacacacacacacacacacacacacactacagctaaaaaaaaaaaaagacatacaaagTACTGTGAAAATATAAATTGAAACTTTGagaccgtaaaaaaaaaaattgtaacttttttctcataattGCACTTACAGTGTAGGAAACGTTTACGAAACTACATTGATAATTTAGTCTTGTGAGTTAAcaataccatttttttcttagattttgCACTTCAATTCCATTACAGGTTTTTAAAATGTGTAGCGAGTGGAGCCAACTGGCTGGTAGCTAACTGGAAGCCAACTGGCTGACCTCTATAGTGTTTAAGGACCTGGGTCCAAAATTTATTAAGTGTTtagaaatgtttgttttctccttttttttttttttttccttgtatacatatatattatatattttccaagataTAAGAAGTCATGCTATAAGGGTTGGGCAGCCAATACCCAGTGAAATGTGCATATTGTTAAAGATCCCAATAtaacttttcacatttttgtaaACATTTACAATTATACCATGAACGCATAACTAACTTCCAAATATTCTGCcaagaatgtaaaaaagaaaaaaaaatcagaatgttcttaacttaaaaaaaaaaaaaaaacataatggaaGGAATCATGGGACAAAGATGTTTTTAATGCAGATGATGATCAGATTGCAACTGGTATGGATTCAGAAATTCATCCTGCAGATGGTGGAAATGCATGTAGTTCACTAGATACTGAAGGAGAGAGTTGTCACTTTGATCACCATGGCAAGAGTTTTTCAGATGATTTCATCAAGCAGTTTGCTACTTTTATATTaagtattaaagaaaaacatcTCTTGCCTGATAGTATTCAAGAATCAATAATTTCTGAGACAACAGATCTAACTTAAACAGAAAACTTTTATAAACCCTCAATAAGAAAAGGACTTGTAGTGACTGGCCAGCCGGCTAGCCACTCCACGCTAATCCTCGTGGATTCCCAACATGCTAAGCTTCCAGGTGTGGGACCGGCCAGACTcaaagtcaggtcaggtcaagtacCTGGGAGCTGGGGAACCCACACAGTCTTGCCTCGATTCACGCGCCAGACGCCCGCGGCCGCTCGGCCGGGCATTGTTGTACAACTACAATAAACTCAAGACTGAGATCTGTGTTTGCCTCCATGTCCTTGGCGTAGAGAACACTACAGTTGGTGACCTCTAGAGTGATGCCGTGACACGCGATGGCGACCACATGCGACATGCGGGACGTTCCCGCCTTCACGCCTGACGTGGCCACATGTTTTCCTCACCTCGAAGCCGTTTGGGATGGTGTGGTGATACGCGGTCTGGTGACGGCGCCCTACCACGCAGCGTGGAAACGGGCACACGCCCCCCTCCCGTGGACTACGCAGCACTAGCGGCGGCGCAAGAAGGCAACCAGGAACTGTGGGCCCTGCGGGAAGGCGCCACGGCTCTACAGAGGCTTCGGTGTCGCACCTCCCCCTCGCAGCTGTGTCCCGCCCGACGCCGCCCGCTCGGGCACCACCTCTCGCCCCAACGCCGCCCGCTGGTGCGCCACCTCGCCGCCCGTTCCCACAGCGCGCCCGACTCGCCCCCACCCGACGCCGCCCGCTGGTGCACCGCTTCCATCACGCCCCAACGCTGCCCGCTGGtgcaccaccacctgtcccgGCCCGCCGGAGCTCGCTGGTGCGCCACCTCCTGTCGTaaccccgccgccgcccgctcGGGCACCACCTCCTGTTCCGGCACGCCGCCGCCCGATGGTGCGCCACCTCGCGTACCGCCCCGACGCCGCCCGCTCAGGCACCACCTCCCACCCCAACGCTGGCCGCTGGGGCACCACCTCCCGCCCCGCCCGACGCCGCCCTCTGGTGCTCGCCCCCGCCCTCGCTGCCGGCTGCGGACCGCCCGCGCCGCCTGCTCCAGACCCCCCTCGCCGCCTGCTTCGGACTGCCCTCTCTGCCTGCTCCGGACCGCCCTCGCCACCTGCCCCGGACCGCCCTCGTCACCTGCTCCTTACCGCTCTCGCCACCTCTCTCGGCCCTATGGGTCGCCCCTCCCCGCTCACCCGTGTCCGCCTGGGCCTCCTGATGTCCAATCGCTTTCCCTGGGCATTCGTGGCGGCGGACGTGGACCAACCGATCCTCAGCAAGGATTTCCTCGCGACTGACGACCTCCTCGTGGACCCCAACCGTCAGTGCCTTCGTCGCCAGTCGTCGGACTCCTGCATCCATGACGAGCCCTTTGCCCAGCCACTCCCTTGCCTTGGAAACAACACAACGCCCCCTTTCGCCGCCCCTCCCGCCCTCACTTTTCCCTGTCCCTTCGCCTCCTCTCCAGCCACCGCCGTCATAGTACTCCTTTGTTTCTCATTTCGTGGGGAAGGGGGTTGGGTAATGTAGTGACTGCCCAGCCGGCTAGCCACTCCACGCTAATCCTCGTGGATTTCCAACATGCTAAGCTTCCCTGTGGGACCGGCCAGACTCAaaatcaggtcaggtcaagcacCTGGGAGCTGGGAAACCCACGAGGCAGCAGTTAGTCTTGTCTCGAGTCTCGCGCCAGCCGCCCGCGGCCGCTCGTCCGGGCATTGTTATACAACTACAATAAACTCAAGAGTGTGGTCTGTGTTTGCCTCCGTCTCCTTGGCGTAGAGAGCACTACAGACTTATAAAACTAGGCTCTACTTCTGCAGATTCTGAAACTTTCTTTAAATTACTTaataaagaaacattttttGGTTATAAGGTTAATGAATATGCAAAGAaagtttttttcatttgtaaATACTCAAAAATACTTGTTGACATGCCATGATGCTCAATCCAAATATCATTATGTATCACTACATAGcggatttattcatttatttatctatttttttcaaaaCGTTGCATATAATACAAGAAGCAGAAGAATGccgaaaattataaaagaaaaaaaaaaatcagggccGGATCGTAGAATCCTCGCATAAGTCAGATCAGTACAccaagcaataataataaataataatgtttacCGATACTTTATTTACATCAGGCAAAATTATTGGAGCTCTTCTTATTGTTACCCCAACTATGACAGTGAAAAATTCTGCAGCATGGGATGTACATTTAGTGTTAAAGCGTATGGACTACATTAATTTTTAAGCCCTGTAGTAGAGAATCTGTCATTTTCGGCTAGTAACACTGTCTCTTCAATATAAAATTTCAAGAAAATATTttggcaagaaaaaaataatttctaaACATCATTATATGTTCCATATTCCATCAATGATGGAGAAGTTTGGGCCTATAAGGAATATATGGTGTATAAACTTTCAAAGAGAGCAtcagtatttaaaaaaaaaatagtaggaaacaccagaaattaaaaaaaaaatgtcactggTACCAATGTACCAGTGACGTCAGAGAAAACTGGCAAAAAatctgatgattttttttttttttttcagcaggaAGTGAATCTCTTTCATCTGCGAGAAACACGTTTTGGTAGTCTACCTCAAACTTTCAAGAGTGACAATTCAGGGTAAAATTGGTGCCCTCTTAAATAACGATCATATGATGCCAGCTGTTAAATCATTGCTTGTGGATGGAATCAACTACATTGTCAACTCGAGTTCTTGTTTAGTATTGGATTTCGTCAAAGAACTGCTTGTTTTTGTACTGTCAAAGTATATCCTGCAACTGGAAGGCAACTAGTATCTATGTTTCAAAATCCATCTGCCAATCAAATACAACAACGCTACACATGCTTATAAAGTAGAATGACAACTATCATCGTAAGTTGTGGTTCCCCATGATCTTACTGACTGTCGTCAGCACAGAATTTATCGAAAAAATAATACAGTGATTGCCTACGCTGCATTTTATGTAACAGAATACAGTAACAATTCAGCCACATAGttgcattttccttcattcatctcatCTGTACTTTCTTAATGATTAACTTTGCATATGAACTTTTTTCTGACCTACCATATCCCTACTTATTGTTTACCCTGTTTATGCATAATCTTAGTATTATCTTTCTAATGATTTAATGCATTTATGTATTCCCATATATTTTATTGTAAAGTAAATTTATGAAGCTTGCATGGAGACGCCTGGGCAAGCCCTGGACGTACATTCTTATTGATTGTCTTATAATCATCAAATTCCTCCTAAGAGACGCcacccttcatttctttctcaagGCCTATGGCGCTCTGCTTTCCCCTCACTGGAATGCGGtattgcccactcaagctcccctcatTTTAACATATTCTACCTCAATTACACCTCTTcccttacatatatatacatgtaaagaacttAAATCATGatgagaataatactacataatataaaatgggtaactgagccttatactaacttataagTAGGAATAAAGATAATGCCTAAAAGGCAGGTACACGGAACaccggggacactaagaaaatgtGTTCCTTTCCAGGGTCAACTCGGGCAATAACATAACATTGTaattagaacaatgaatttacatttttgccccATTTCATTATAGcatgggttactattggttttcatgtccgGTAAAGGCATTTGCAATATCTCAATTGTTTATCTAATtacttttgaaatgttgcaagtaagttaaaacaatgaaagaaagaatataaagtgttctaatgATTTtcaattttaataagatcattcttgaactgaccagatctagcaagaaatttctcgtATTTAGAAGAAtctgcttacatttcagaaatcttatcaaatcttccagaatattctaccagacacttttagaagtttgtAGAACATTTTCGAACATTGtcttcaatgtaaacatttccagaatgtTTACATTCTGgaaatatgtagaagtttcAGAAATTTTCTagatctacaagaattttctagaatgattcataatattctaaagtacgttcaagaatattctataAATCTGAGagcattctgaaacacattctagaaagactaagaatattctagaatacTGCTTGAGAATATAAAAGAAGGGGCTTGCacaccaccaatcagttcttcTTTGGCTGCCAGAGaacacacatcacaagaggtgaagtggcatcaagaggctggaGTCATTCATCAGATGCATTTTGCTACATATGTGATCAATtaatcaagaaaagaataaagaagttcTCTGCGACAGCACCtggaaaattatgaaatttagctattttgtgtaaaaaaaaatcattctaaaagacacaaaagcaaagtttgacaggaataatggacattttctatcgTTTTGCTatggaaagagttggaaaataacacttgcttgtcaaagacaaaaatcgtgttacatagtgttatttATGTCAGTGCCATAGTAGCCTTTGATGTTGTGTGATGAGTTCCACCCCATGTTTGAGTCTGCTGATGTGCCCAACTAGTTATGTGCTGATTCTGAATTTGTGTTTCCTAAAATTTTCGTaatctgttatatatatatatatatatatatatatatatatatatatatatatatatatatatatatatatatatatatatatatatatatatatatatatatatatatatatatatatatatatatatatatatatatatatatatatatatatatatatatatatatatatatatatatatatatatatatatatatatatatatatatatatatatatatccgaatattttttttataattatgagGGGGCGTGTAATGTAAAGTAAGAGAGCGCGACATAAAATGAAGAATGATGTAAGAATTaattttgaaaaataataataaactagaagggagaaagagacgggAGGCAAGCCAGAGACGAGATTTAGACGCGTCCTGGATATGTGGCCTTGGGCTCCCAAGATCATATCCGCACCGTCACTTAGATAAATTccccacataaatttccttacATCCCCTTAGCCATTCAGTCTGAGACTCACCCAGTATTTGATAGAAGAGTTACCCTTAACAATGAAGTAATCAGCATTTATCTAACCCTCCTACTTAAatcagtagatttttttttttttttcatttaaagtgttttattcaagtaaagaCCGCATGGGGAGCTGTGTGTGTTGCACGCCCCTTCCTTCTACCCCCTCCCCTTAGCAGCCAAGGGAGGGGTGCGTTTTTCACCGTCACTACCCAGCGCATGGAAGGAGTAGACGTACTGATGTTTCCGTTGGTGCTCCACTACTCTTGTGGTCTATTGATCACCTCTGTTTTGAGTTGATGATTGTTACTTGCCCAGTCGATGAGGATGCTTGGAGtattggtagcgtggaggaccggAGTGAAGCGGTGATTCTGGTAGCTTTGAGATCATGGTTGATATAGTGATATGTGCAAATGAAACACACGATGAATAAAACACACGATGACAAGAGTTCTTGATTTGACAGATGACTGATTGTACACACTGGACTCGAAACGAAATTGTAACGTGACGgttgattgctctctctctctctctctctctctctctctctctctctctctctctctctctctctctctctctctctgaagtgatatggatgatgactgagcagcgtctctcaagcTGACTGTGAGTGAGCGGAACTGGGTGAGAGACTcagactgcttgtgactggatgactgactgactccgaCTCTTACTGGGACTGAACTGGAACTGAGAGCTTAATaattatccctaaggactggaagtgggtgtgaaattcccttcaGAGGTCGAGAAAGGGGACCGAACACAGATGTTATCCCTAAgtactggaagtgggtgtgaaattcccttgagaggtggagaaataactggctggccatggtgcacatgggatgaatatatgaaatagtgaatatacatatgtataataatagtaattgttgagactgatacacGGAGACGTGCTCTAATATATTATGGAGACTAGGGTAGGATAATAGCTGGGTCAGTTGTcttaaggggataagtgagtcattaccggcCTTACGACCCGGTCTGCTGATATAGAATTAGAATCTCCACAGTAGTCTGCCAGTAAAGGTAGTTGTGAATACCACGCACTATACACGgggaagtgactcctcggcAGTGTATGCGTCCAGGCTGAGCTCTTGATCAGTGAGCGGTGACCGACTgtcctgtgtgtttgtgggcactCTTTCATAGTAGTTTTTTGTGTCTCTTATTAGTGACCCTGTTTTatcttaaatgctactgcagGCTGATTCAGTTCAACCGCAGAGAACCAAAGTAATTAGCTGCGTaatgaactttactccctctttaggtcctgacaaggcctgcctTCCAGGAGGCAGTGAACAATACTACTCGGCATGAGTCTataacactctgttgggcagTGAGAGGACAGTGCATAAGTCCAGCAGAGTATTATACCTCAACCATATACATGTTATTGTGCgttaactgtttttcctagacGTGGTTGCGGATTTTTCGGCAGCTCTAGGTGTTAAGTATTGTTTCCACAGCTGTaggtgttaagtgttgtttgagtatttcccttgtctgtgggtagGTAAGACAGACTAGCGTCCTCAAATTACTGCAACCTGGAGTTACGACTGTTGTGAAAAGAGtacaggagtcacaagggaccctgtacaccaGTATTTGAGCCCTTCACTGAGTCCAATGCAGAAGGTGGTTCTGGGAAGCTATGGTCTAATCATTTTGAACTGAGCGTTTGAGCGTTGTCATTTCCGGCTATTCCCCGACCCGTAGCgctgccaaaccttgtactgggcCAATTATCGTATTAGAGCGTATGTGTCACTGATAACCTCGCTTCCCACacaccaaactctctctctctctctctctctctctctctctctctctctctctctctctctctctctctctctctgcatatataATCTACAAttcatgcaaatttatttaTATCAGAGATCTATACTTATCCatgaatcattagaatttgagaaaaatcTCCTGcctatcagtcagtcaagctgctctctctctctctctctctctctctctctctctctctctctctctctctctctctctccattgtgaatttcgtttaaatgtgataggtttccttttagatatgatatttcccttaaactatgatgttatattCCAATTTCTTAGTTATgacttttttccacaccaccatcgaGGTAAAAAGGTAAAAGTCAAGgcgcgtttttttctttttttagaggTTTTCCCTGGAGGCCTAATCCTCTCTCTGATCATTAATCAGATGGCTCTTCGTCTGAACTTTCAGCAATGTCACTGATCAGAAAATCCACGAAGTGATCCACCGCTATGTCTTGTCGCCCATCTTCCTCTTGAAGGTGTTCAGCATGGGCAACAGCTTGTATCCAGTTGTTTGGCGTGATGTGACACAGAGCTTCCTTCATTAGATGTTTCTAGTCAGCcattttaaaattattttccTTGGTGATGTAAGACTTGACTTGAGCCCATATGAGCTCAGTGTGGTTGTATTAATAGTGGTATGGTGGTAACCTCACAACCCTATGCCCTGCCTAATCTGCAATACTATATCAATGCTATATTTTTTGCCGACTGCAAATTTCTTGGTAAGCTCGTACAGCTCTGCCTTCAGTAGTTCATCACTGAGTTggacattttttctttcaaagcACTCCATCAGTTCCACTTTTCTCCACGATGAGTTTGGTACTTTGTCTTGTAGCACGAAGTAGTAGAGAACTTTGGGAGTAGGAAGTTTGGTGCGATATTGGGAAGCAGCTCCTTCCTGAACCACTCTTCAAACATCGTGGAATTCATTTGTTTGTGGTAATCCTCGTCGTTTCTTGCCTGGAGGATCAGTTCTGCATTACTGATGAAACCATCTCATGTTCCTGCATGGAGGATTATGAGAATCGGCCATTAACGTTAATGGCCTGCTCACTAACTAATTCTCTTGCCCATTAACGTTAATGGCCGATTATCGCTATtaagtacaatatatatatatatatatatatatatatatatatatatatatatatatatatatatatatatatatatatatatatatatatatatatatatatatatatatatatatatatatatatattaagtgtATATATGGGCAGGAGATTCCCTCTAAGGCATACTTCATTGAATGTGACAACCAATTCGGCGTTAATGATTTTCTTTAAGGTATTTTCTCTACACCTAAAAAGTGTTTTAAAGTGTAATGGCTGCGCCATAGCTGGCCATGTGTGCTAGATCCGGATTTCGGGTCTCTTGACCCTTCCTCAGTAGCTTGTAGGTTGGTATTTCCTCTTCTGTGTCTGCAGTAGAAATGACTCTGCGCGTTTTCTTCGAAGTTTATAGAAAAGATGGGTGAAGAAGAAGAGTCAGtacagaagaagaataaaagctagaaaatactgaaagacagtagaagagaaaagatggtgGGCTAACCACCTTGCTATTTTTGTGTGATGTTTTGTAATATGAGTAGGGTCCCTTCCCTATCAACAAGAttgctcttttttatttttgtgtcctAGTTCC
The DNA window shown above is from Scylla paramamosain isolate STU-SP2022 chromosome 41, ASM3559412v1, whole genome shotgun sequence and carries:
- the LOC135092949 gene encoding proline-rich protein 36-like — protein: MATTCDMRDVPAFTPDVATCFPHLEAVWDGVVIRGLVTAPYHAACVPPDAARSGTTSRPNAARWCATSPPVPTARPTRPHPTPPAGAPLPSRPNAARWCTTTCPGPPELAGAPPPVVTPPPPARAPPPVPARRRPMVRHLAYRPDAARSGTTSHPNAGRWGTTSRPARRRPLVLAPALAAGCGPPAPPAPDPPRRLLRTALSACSGPPSPPAPDRPRHLLLTALATSLGPMGRPSPLTRVRLGLLMSNRFPWAFVAADVDQPILSKDFLATDDLLVDPNRQCLRRQSSDSCIHDEPFAQPLPCLGNNTTPPFAAPPALTFPCPFASSPATAVIMWSPDASDSGRGATPSLSFASWRPVSPSSGRNPSTVDFWVELALSPVTPAHRRFRARSGCPVHGVFWCTDILRLLG